A single genomic interval of Kwoniella newhampshirensis strain CBS 13917 chromosome 12, whole genome shotgun sequence harbors:
- a CDS encoding 60S ribosomal protein eL39 yields MPSQKTFIIKQKLAKKARQNRPIPQWFRLKTDNNIQYNAKRRHWRRTKLNL; encoded by the exons atg CCCTCCCAAAAGACCTTTATCATCAAACAAAAGCTCGCCAAGAAAGCTCGTCAGAACCGACCCATCCCTCAATGGTTCCGTCTCAAGACTGACA ACAACATCCAA TACAACGCCAAGCGACGACACTGGCGACGAACCAAGCTCAACCTCTAA